In Arthrobacter sp. B3I9, the following are encoded in one genomic region:
- a CDS encoding MFS transporter has product MTVFSELRMRPATADRWGWDASLTARLVMAGVVIFTLLVGANLATPLYPLLQAKLGISALDVTVAFSVYVLALVATLMLAGHWSDHIGRRAALMLAVLAGLAGGAVFGSADSLLMLSVGRALQGIGVALATGASSAALRELLPSRPEWASRFTLLASAGGVAAGPVISGVLSLLPGPTSTPYVLHSCVLVALLVPLFLLKARPAIKAAAGPQPLRVLAPRRPSVSSEARGAFWLASSVGFLSFTVFGFCLSLAPGYFAQIVHADSRPLIGLLAGLALGASAVSQLVAVRGRFVVPAGLGMLAVSVLLIAAAAASSSPWLLVLASVTAGLGQGVSFRTVFNDVAGKVEPSRHAQIISTVYVITYLGSAVPVIGLGLAAGVVGLQAAVAGFVVLCAVLAAVLAAITIRAALRPAA; this is encoded by the coding sequence ATGACTGTTTTCAGCGAACTCCGCATGCGCCCGGCCACCGCCGACCGCTGGGGCTGGGACGCTTCCCTCACGGCCCGGCTGGTGATGGCAGGCGTCGTGATTTTCACGCTGCTGGTCGGCGCCAACCTGGCGACGCCGCTGTATCCATTGCTGCAGGCCAAGCTTGGGATCAGTGCCCTGGATGTCACGGTCGCCTTCTCCGTCTACGTCCTGGCTCTCGTGGCCACGCTCATGCTCGCGGGGCACTGGTCGGATCACATCGGACGCAGGGCCGCCCTCATGCTGGCCGTGCTCGCGGGACTTGCCGGCGGTGCGGTTTTCGGTTCGGCGGACAGCCTGCTCATGCTGTCCGTGGGCCGGGCCCTGCAGGGCATTGGAGTAGCGCTCGCCACGGGGGCCAGCTCCGCTGCCTTGCGTGAACTGCTGCCCAGCCGACCCGAGTGGGCCTCCCGGTTCACGCTGCTGGCATCCGCCGGGGGAGTGGCGGCCGGGCCGGTGATCAGCGGGGTGCTCTCGCTCCTGCCCGGGCCGACGTCGACGCCGTACGTCCTGCATTCCTGCGTCCTGGTCGCGCTGCTGGTCCCGCTGTTCCTGCTCAAGGCACGTCCGGCCATCAAAGCGGCCGCCGGTCCGCAGCCGCTGCGGGTGCTGGCCCCGCGCCGGCCGTCAGTGTCCAGCGAGGCGCGCGGTGCGTTCTGGCTGGCTTCCTCCGTGGGGTTCCTGAGCTTCACCGTGTTCGGATTCTGCCTCTCGCTCGCGCCGGGCTACTTCGCCCAGATCGTTCACGCCGATTCACGTCCCCTGATCGGACTCCTGGCGGGCCTGGCACTGGGTGCTTCGGCCGTGAGCCAGCTGGTAGCCGTCCGCGGTCGCTTTGTGGTGCCGGCGGGGCTGGGCATGCTGGCGGTCTCGGTGTTGCTGATCGCCGCGGCCGCCGCGTCGAGCAGCCCCTGGCTGCTGGTCCTGGCAAGTGTCACCGCCGGCCTGGGCCAGGGCGTGTCCTTCCGGACGGTCTTCAACGACGTGGCCGGAAAGGTCGAGCCGTCGCGGCACGCGCAGATCATCAGCACCGTCTATGTGATCACCTACCTCGGCAGCGCCGTCCCCGTCATTGGCCTGGGGCTCGCCGCCGGGGTGGTGGGCCTGCAGGCCGCCGTCGCGGGGTTCGTCGTACTGTGTGCGGTCCTTGCAGCCGTCCTCGCCGCAATCACCATTCGGGCGGCGCTGCGTCCGGCAGCCTGA
- a CDS encoding Lrp/AsnC family transcriptional regulator, which translates to MTNSAKNIRQAAGAGEPLDAVDERLLAALVADARISNKQLAELVGIAPSTALMRTRALSERGIIQGFEAKLSLSAIGRSVQALIAVRLRAHDREQIDRFTSRVPRLPAVLSTFHTSGSVDYLLHIAVATTEELRDWVLDNLATDPVVGHTETTLVFEHIQGNHGPLPD; encoded by the coding sequence GTGACGAACAGTGCCAAGAACATCCGGCAGGCCGCAGGTGCCGGGGAACCGCTGGACGCCGTAGACGAGCGCCTTCTCGCGGCGCTGGTAGCGGACGCCCGCATCTCCAACAAGCAGCTGGCTGAACTCGTGGGCATTGCCCCGTCCACGGCCTTGATGCGCACCCGCGCCCTTTCCGAGCGGGGAATCATCCAGGGGTTCGAGGCAAAGCTCAGCCTGTCGGCCATCGGGCGCTCGGTCCAGGCACTGATCGCCGTCCGGCTCAGGGCGCATGACCGCGAGCAGATCGACCGTTTCACGTCCCGTGTCCCCCGTCTGCCCGCCGTGCTGTCGACCTTCCACACCTCGGGCTCCGTGGACTACCTGCTGCACATCGCCGTCGCCACCACCGAGGAGCTGCGGGACTGGGTGCTGGACAACCTCGCCACCGACCCCGTTGTGGGCCACACGGAAACCACGCTCGTGTTCGAACACATCCAGGGCAACCACGGGCCGCTGCCGGACTGA
- a CDS encoding MFS transporter — translation MPRFHPFRRSAATALAAAPAPAAGPIPAAEPAAEPARPSTPQPWTGHAKGSRAYGRVLTALGFAGVATFAQLYSTQAVLPILASDLRVTAAEAALTISLATVGLAATVLPWSFAADRIGRVRAMAWGISAATVLGLLVPLAPTFPILLGLRMLEGMALGGIPAIAIAYLNEEVNKAHAALASGSYVAGTTLGGLAGRIVAGPAGELWGWRAAALAVSVLATAAAVIFLLLVPKAQGFTAAEASGFRGALGTLAGHARNPRLLALYIQAFLLMGGFVAIYNYLGFRLSGEPFNLPATAISLIFLAYLSGTVSARWAAGLTVRFGRRNVLIAGTALMVGGLALTLTQLLPLILLGLLVFTGGFFAAHGIGAGWTGVIASSGRAQAASLYNLAYYLGSSILGWAGGLVFQTLGWTALALTVIGLACTTAVITAVVHPSSARAARGTVVPAS, via the coding sequence ATGCCGCGCTTCCACCCTTTCCGACGCTCCGCTGCCACCGCGCTCGCTGCCGCCCCCGCTCCGGCCGCGGGACCCATCCCGGCAGCGGAACCGGCCGCGGAACCAGCACGGCCGTCGACCCCACAGCCCTGGACCGGGCACGCCAAAGGCTCGCGGGCCTACGGACGAGTCCTCACCGCGCTGGGCTTCGCCGGCGTCGCCACCTTCGCGCAGCTGTACTCCACCCAGGCGGTCCTGCCCATCCTCGCATCGGATCTCCGGGTGACAGCGGCCGAGGCAGCCCTGACCATCTCCCTTGCCACTGTGGGGCTCGCGGCGACCGTACTCCCCTGGTCCTTCGCAGCCGACCGCATCGGACGTGTCCGGGCCATGGCATGGGGAATCTCGGCCGCCACCGTCCTGGGGCTCCTGGTGCCGCTGGCCCCCACCTTCCCGATCCTCCTCGGCCTTCGCATGCTTGAGGGGATGGCACTCGGCGGAATCCCTGCCATCGCCATCGCCTACCTCAACGAGGAAGTCAACAAGGCCCATGCCGCGCTCGCTTCCGGCAGCTACGTCGCCGGAACGACGCTGGGCGGACTGGCGGGGCGGATCGTGGCCGGCCCGGCGGGTGAGCTGTGGGGCTGGCGGGCCGCGGCACTCGCGGTGTCTGTCCTTGCCACCGCGGCTGCCGTCATCTTCCTGTTATTGGTGCCTAAGGCGCAGGGTTTCACAGCTGCCGAGGCAAGCGGCTTCCGCGGCGCGCTCGGGACCCTGGCGGGCCATGCGCGCAACCCCAGGCTGCTGGCGCTCTACATCCAGGCCTTCCTGCTGATGGGCGGTTTCGTGGCCATCTACAACTATCTTGGCTTCCGTTTGTCCGGGGAACCCTTCAATCTGCCGGCCACCGCCATCAGCCTCATCTTCCTCGCCTACCTCTCGGGAACCGTTTCGGCCCGCTGGGCCGCGGGGCTGACCGTGCGCTTCGGCCGCCGCAATGTGCTGATCGCGGGGACTGCCCTCATGGTGGGCGGACTGGCCCTCACGCTCACGCAGCTGCTGCCGCTGATCCTGCTGGGGCTGCTGGTATTCACCGGCGGTTTCTTTGCCGCCCACGGCATCGGCGCAGGCTGGACCGGAGTCATCGCCAGCTCCGGCCGCGCCCAGGCCGCCTCCCTCTACAACCTGGCGTACTACCTTGGCTCCAGCATCCTCGGCTGGGCCGGCGGCCTGGTCTTCCAGACTCTCGGCTGGACAGCCCTGGCGCTGACGGTCATCGGACTGGCCTGCACGACGGCGGTGATCACCGCCGTCGTGCACCCTTCGTCGGCGCGTGCGGCGCGGGGAACGGTTGTGCCGGCGTCCTAA
- a CDS encoding LysR family transcriptional regulator → MDLEHKQLVQLLPLLPLLAELGRTQHVTGAAELLGLPQSTGSRGIARASALVGTDLLVRDGRGVRLTPAAKALMPHIEAALAEFQAGLDLVRHQSEVVRGRIAVTFQHTFGEAMLPLLISAFRARHPQTAFELSQGSRDGCLAELAAGDADVALTAPVAPPSRTIASAALYREPLRLVVHHRHRLATRRSAGIKEIRQEPFVAMGPGYGMRSLTDALFREAGFRPRIAFESQDTHTARGLVSAGLGVSILPPGGAAPGRNPSADTTGLGWVEIALDSPLAFREIGLAWRESGGGAGAEPDPVRLFRELVLSDGPALLSGFVRERSRT, encoded by the coding sequence ATGGATCTGGAGCACAAACAGCTCGTGCAGCTGCTCCCGCTGCTGCCCCTGCTGGCGGAACTGGGCCGCACCCAGCACGTCACCGGGGCCGCCGAGCTGCTGGGGTTGCCGCAGTCGACGGGGAGCCGGGGGATCGCGCGGGCCAGCGCCCTTGTCGGAACCGACCTGCTGGTCCGTGACGGCCGCGGGGTACGGCTGACGCCTGCCGCGAAAGCGCTCATGCCGCACATCGAGGCTGCACTGGCCGAGTTCCAGGCCGGGCTTGACCTGGTCCGCCACCAGTCCGAGGTGGTGCGCGGGCGGATCGCCGTGACCTTCCAGCACACCTTCGGCGAGGCAATGCTGCCCCTGCTGATCAGCGCCTTCCGCGCCCGGCACCCGCAGACCGCGTTCGAGCTCAGCCAGGGTTCCCGGGACGGCTGCCTGGCCGAACTGGCCGCGGGTGATGCCGATGTGGCCCTGACCGCCCCGGTCGCTCCGCCCAGCCGGACGATCGCCTCCGCCGCGCTGTACCGCGAACCGCTGCGCCTCGTGGTGCATCACCGGCACCGGCTGGCCACGCGCCGCAGTGCGGGAATCAAGGAGATCCGGCAGGAGCCCTTCGTGGCCATGGGGCCGGGATACGGCATGCGCTCCCTGACCGATGCGCTGTTCCGCGAGGCAGGATTCCGGCCCCGGATCGCCTTCGAGAGCCAGGACACCCATACCGCCCGTGGGCTCGTCTCGGCGGGCCTGGGCGTGAGCATCCTGCCGCCGGGCGGAGCTGCCCCCGGCCGGAACCCGTCTGCGGACACCACCGGGCTTGGCTGGGTGGAGATCGCACTGGATTCCCCGCTGGCTTTCCGGGAGATCGGATTGGCGTGGCGGGAGAGCGGCGGGGGCGCGGGCGCGGAACCGGATCCCGTGCGGCTGTTCCGGGAGCTCGTGCTCAGCGACGGGCCGGCGTTGCTGTCCGGTTTCGTGCGGGAACGCTCGAGGACCTGA
- a CDS encoding nitronate monooxygenase → MPHALFDTLVLAAPMAGGTSTPSFVQAVHAAGGLGFLAAGYKSVEAMQAEIRTVRAAGVRFGMNVFVPDPVQLHPSPAQVVELEEYRARLQVDAARYGTELPPLRLDDDDAWQGKIDVLLADPVELVSFTFGLPGAEVVRALQQAGSAVLATVTTKDEAEAAAEQGVDALVLQHASAGAHSGAFQPGAGTRAGGQEAGRPGTTAELVALVRSAVDLPLVAAGGVMDRAGLDAVLAAGAEAAQLGTALLRSDESGARQLHKDALASPRYTETRLTSAFTGRKARALVNEFVRDHTDAPEVYPAVHHLTAPLRAAAAAAGDQERLNLWAGIGWRQAQAGPVAGILAGVLRNA, encoded by the coding sequence ATGCCGCACGCACTCTTCGATACCCTCGTCCTCGCCGCCCCGATGGCGGGTGGAACCTCAACACCGTCCTTCGTGCAGGCCGTCCACGCGGCGGGCGGCCTGGGCTTCCTCGCCGCAGGCTACAAGAGCGTTGAAGCGATGCAGGCGGAGATCCGCACCGTCCGGGCCGCGGGGGTGCGGTTCGGGATGAATGTCTTTGTCCCGGACCCGGTGCAGCTTCATCCGTCACCGGCGCAGGTAGTGGAGCTAGAGGAGTACCGCGCGCGCCTCCAGGTGGATGCTGCCCGATACGGCACGGAACTTCCGCCGCTCCGGCTCGACGACGATGACGCCTGGCAGGGCAAGATCGACGTGCTCCTGGCGGACCCGGTGGAGCTGGTCAGCTTTACCTTCGGCCTCCCGGGCGCGGAGGTCGTGCGCGCACTCCAGCAGGCAGGTTCGGCAGTCCTGGCCACCGTGACCACCAAGGATGAGGCAGAAGCTGCCGCGGAGCAGGGCGTCGACGCGCTGGTGCTCCAGCACGCGAGCGCCGGGGCCCACAGCGGGGCCTTCCAGCCCGGTGCCGGCACCAGGGCCGGTGGACAGGAGGCCGGCCGGCCGGGCACGACGGCGGAGCTGGTCGCCCTGGTGCGCTCCGCCGTCGACCTTCCCCTGGTTGCCGCCGGCGGTGTGATGGACCGCGCCGGGCTGGACGCCGTGCTCGCAGCCGGCGCGGAAGCCGCCCAGCTGGGCACAGCGCTGCTGCGCTCGGACGAAAGCGGCGCCCGCCAGTTGCACAAGGATGCCCTTGCCAGCCCGCGCTACACCGAGACGCGGCTCACGTCCGCCTTCACCGGTCGGAAGGCCAGGGCGCTGGTGAACGAGTTTGTCCGTGACCACACCGATGCCCCCGAGGTGTATCCGGCCGTCCATCACCTCACAGCGCCGCTGCGCGCCGCCGCGGCAGCCGCCGGAGACCAGGAGCGGCTGAACCTCTGGGCCGGCATCGGGTGGCGGCAGGCACAGGCGGGACCGGTCGCGGGCATCCTGGCAGGGGTGCTCCGCAACGCCTGA
- a CDS encoding N-acetylglucosamine kinase, translated as MTNTDIPPAADSASSPSGSPASGTAATAGTVIGLDIGGTKTRGVRFEDGAVVADESVGSSNVQNVSREEAARNLEELFSRIGGGAVAQVYAGAGGIDTDDDAAALAALIAPHVPGARITVVHDSRLLLAAGGASTGVAVIGGTGSAAWGKNGRGEEARAGGWGYLLGDEGSGYWLGREAVRHSLRRMNQGLQPDELTTALLASCGVDHPNKLIALFHSAATGRRYWAQQARLVVEAADAGHAESRELVDQAGRDLAQLAEQTLRQLGIDGPVILGSGLGMNVPRLQESFRAALAAAGITDVRVLDQDPVFGVPRLVAENG; from the coding sequence GTGACTAATACTGACATCCCGCCCGCGGCGGACTCTGCTTCCTCCCCATCGGGCTCCCCGGCTTCCGGCACGGCGGCGACCGCCGGAACCGTGATCGGCCTGGATATCGGCGGCACCAAGACCCGCGGCGTCCGGTTCGAAGACGGCGCCGTTGTGGCGGACGAATCCGTGGGCAGCTCGAACGTCCAGAATGTCAGCCGCGAGGAAGCGGCACGCAACCTGGAAGAGCTCTTCTCCCGGATCGGCGGCGGGGCCGTGGCCCAGGTGTACGCGGGGGCCGGCGGAATCGACACCGACGACGATGCCGCCGCGCTCGCGGCGCTGATAGCGCCGCACGTGCCGGGCGCCCGGATCACCGTGGTCCACGATTCCCGGCTCCTGCTCGCCGCGGGCGGCGCCAGCACCGGCGTCGCCGTGATCGGCGGCACGGGCTCGGCGGCCTGGGGCAAAAACGGCCGGGGCGAGGAGGCCCGGGCCGGCGGCTGGGGCTACCTGCTGGGCGACGAGGGCAGCGGCTACTGGCTGGGCCGCGAGGCGGTCCGCCACAGCCTGCGCCGGATGAACCAGGGTCTGCAACCGGACGAACTCACCACCGCACTGCTGGCCTCCTGCGGGGTGGACCACCCGAACAAGCTGATCGCGCTGTTCCACTCCGCTGCCACCGGCCGGCGCTACTGGGCGCAACAGGCCCGGCTCGTGGTCGAGGCAGCCGACGCGGGCCACGCGGAGAGCCGTGAGCTGGTGGACCAGGCCGGCCGCGACCTGGCACAGCTCGCCGAACAGACGCTGCGGCAGCTCGGCATCGACGGGCCCGTGATCCTGGGGAGCGGACTGGGCATGAACGTGCCGCGGCTGCAGGAATCGTTCCGTGCGGCCCTGGCCGCCGCGGGTATCACTGACGTCCGGGTCCTGGACCAGGATCCGGTGTTCGGTGTGCCCCGGCTGGTCGCCGAGAACGGCTGA
- a CDS encoding NUDIX hydrolase codes for MSLNFDTRPAAYAVIVRDDAILLAYWKQGGKEGWTLPGGGLDLAEHPVDGCRREIYEETGYHAEIGAMLGVDVGHWPAEIRIDGGERDFQSLRLVYEARTTGGELRHEVNGTTTHAAWIPLTELGGLNKVSLVDVALRLYRERPLNGKLADRLP; via the coding sequence ATGAGCTTGAATTTCGATACCCGTCCGGCCGCCTACGCGGTCATTGTGCGCGATGATGCCATTCTGCTGGCGTACTGGAAACAGGGCGGCAAAGAAGGCTGGACCCTGCCCGGCGGCGGTCTGGATCTGGCCGAGCATCCCGTGGACGGATGCCGCCGGGAGATCTATGAGGAGACCGGGTACCATGCCGAGATCGGCGCGATGCTGGGGGTCGACGTCGGACACTGGCCCGCGGAGATCCGGATCGACGGCGGGGAACGGGACTTCCAGTCGCTTCGGCTTGTCTACGAGGCGCGGACCACCGGCGGGGAGCTGCGGCATGAGGTGAACGGGACCACCACGCATGCGGCCTGGATCCCGCTGACGGAGCTCGGGGGCCTGAACAAGGTCTCGCTGGTGGACGTCGCGCTTCGTCTTTACCGGGAAAGGCCGCTGAACGGCAAACTTGCCGACCGGCTGCCCTAG
- the rsgA gene encoding ribosome small subunit-dependent GTPase A — translation MFSPQPDATGAQPTTGLPPGPVRYGYTPAAAERFAAHPLPGGTVPGRVVRVDRNRVLVAVADGTDHLPYPRDAMVPATGDWVWLGDNGAGEHAIVAVLPRHSELSRKRAFEDSSGSQVLGANLDVVGVVVPVDRPLTHNRLERTLVAAWDSGARPLVIITKADLADVADDVVCQVGRQAASVEVVTTSAEHGDGLDELLAQLPPGGTLVLLGPSGAGKSTLINALVGFEAQQTGEVRAGDGKGRHTTTARELVPLPGGAVLMDTPGVRGFGLFDADDGMEEMFGDLEELFGQCRFSDCAHDREPGCAVQAALADGSLEDRRWASYRKLQRELSALARRHDAAARRAYQREWHQRIAAAGQSHRAAERQRHEKAEGRKGKGPHPKQA, via the coding sequence CTGTTCTCCCCGCAACCGGACGCCACCGGCGCCCAGCCGACCACCGGCCTTCCACCGGGTCCTGTCCGCTACGGCTACACCCCCGCCGCCGCGGAACGGTTCGCGGCGCATCCCCTGCCGGGCGGAACCGTCCCCGGCCGGGTGGTCCGGGTGGACCGGAACCGCGTCCTTGTCGCCGTCGCTGACGGCACAGACCATCTGCCCTACCCCCGTGACGCCATGGTGCCAGCCACCGGGGACTGGGTCTGGCTCGGCGACAACGGAGCGGGGGAGCACGCCATCGTCGCAGTGCTGCCGCGCCACTCGGAGCTGAGCCGCAAGCGTGCCTTCGAGGACTCCTCCGGGTCCCAGGTGCTCGGTGCGAACCTGGACGTCGTGGGCGTCGTCGTCCCGGTGGACCGGCCCCTGACCCACAACCGGCTGGAACGCACCCTGGTAGCGGCGTGGGACTCCGGTGCCAGGCCGCTGGTGATCATCACCAAAGCCGACCTCGCGGACGTCGCGGACGACGTCGTCTGCCAGGTGGGGCGGCAGGCAGCCAGCGTCGAGGTGGTGACCACCTCGGCCGAACATGGCGACGGCCTCGACGAGCTCCTGGCCCAGCTGCCTCCCGGGGGGACCCTCGTGCTGCTGGGACCGTCCGGAGCGGGGAAGTCCACGCTCATCAACGCCCTCGTCGGTTTCGAGGCGCAGCAAACCGGGGAAGTCCGGGCCGGCGACGGCAAAGGCCGGCACACCACGACGGCGCGGGAACTCGTTCCGCTGCCGGGCGGTGCAGTGCTGATGGACACCCCCGGAGTGCGCGGCTTCGGGCTGTTCGACGCCGACGACGGCATGGAGGAGATGTTCGGCGACCTGGAGGAACTGTTCGGGCAGTGCCGCTTTTCCGACTGCGCCCATGACCGGGAGCCCGGCTGCGCCGTACAGGCCGCGCTCGCGGACGGGTCCCTTGAGGACCGCAGGTGGGCCAGCTACCGGAAACTCCAGCGCGAACTGTCGGCGCTGGCGAGGCGGCACGACGCTGCGGCGCGCCGCGCATATCAACGGGAGTGGCACCAGAGGATCGCGGCGGCCGGCCAGAGCCACCGTGCCGCCGAACGGCAACGGCACGAGAAGGCCGAAGGCCGGAAAGGCAAGGGGCCCCATCCAAAACAGGCATGA
- a CDS encoding ABC transporter ATP-binding protein codes for MAEAMIEFQSVTKQYQSGQPAVDELTMSIDKGTITVFVGPSGCGKTTSLRMINRMVEPTSGTITVGGEDVTSVPAAKLRRSMGYVMQSSGLMPHRSVLENIATVPRLNGVSKAEARQRAEELLDVVGLAPALGKRYPSQLSGGQQQRVGVAQALAADPPVLLMDEPFSAVDPVVRDELQQELLRLQRDLAKTIVFVTHDIDEATVLGDKVAVFGIGGKLAQYATPEEILRAPASDFVASFVGRDRGFRHLGFSPSDGVTIHPVRTVTAADLQHEGSSLDDWQLVVDDAMRPLGWAGPGQSSAMVPGGSLFRKGDTLRRALDAALSSPSGLGVAVGSDGRVAGVIKGDEVLAVIESDRRVRQGVL; via the coding sequence ATGGCCGAAGCCATGATCGAGTTCCAGAGCGTCACCAAGCAGTACCAGAGCGGACAGCCTGCGGTGGATGAGCTGACCATGTCCATTGACAAGGGCACCATCACTGTATTTGTCGGACCATCGGGCTGCGGAAAGACCACGTCGCTGCGCATGATCAACCGCATGGTCGAGCCAACGTCGGGGACCATCACGGTCGGCGGGGAAGACGTCACGTCGGTGCCGGCGGCAAAGCTGCGGCGGTCCATGGGCTACGTCATGCAGTCCTCCGGCCTGATGCCGCACCGTTCCGTGCTTGAGAACATCGCGACGGTTCCCCGGCTCAACGGCGTGTCCAAGGCCGAGGCCCGGCAGCGCGCCGAGGAGCTGCTCGACGTCGTCGGGTTGGCCCCGGCGCTGGGCAAGCGCTACCCCTCGCAGCTTTCCGGGGGCCAGCAGCAGCGTGTGGGCGTGGCCCAGGCACTGGCGGCCGACCCTCCCGTGCTCCTCATGGACGAACCGTTCAGTGCCGTCGACCCCGTGGTACGTGATGAACTCCAGCAGGAACTCCTCCGGCTCCAGCGCGACCTCGCCAAGACCATTGTCTTCGTCACCCACGACATTGACGAGGCCACCGTGCTGGGGGACAAGGTGGCCGTCTTCGGCATCGGCGGAAAACTTGCCCAGTACGCCACGCCTGAGGAGATCCTTCGGGCCCCGGCAAGTGATTTTGTCGCCTCGTTCGTCGGCCGGGACCGCGGCTTCCGGCACCTTGGATTCAGCCCCTCCGACGGCGTCACCATCCACCCCGTCCGGACCGTCACCGCCGCCGACCTTCAGCACGAGGGCAGTTCCCTGGACGACTGGCAGCTGGTGGTGGACGACGCGATGCGTCCCCTCGGCTGGGCCGGCCCCGGGCAAAGCAGCGCGATGGTCCCCGGTGGATCGCTTTTCCGGAAGGGCGACACGCTCCGCCGGGCATTGGACGCCGCGCTCTCCTCTCCCTCCGGGCTGGGCGTGGCCGTGGGTAGCGACGGCCGCGTGGCCGGAGTGATCAAGGGCGACGAGGTGCTGGCGGTCATCGAATCGGACCGCCGGGTCCGTCAGGGCGTCCTCTGA
- a CDS encoding ABC transporter permease, protein MEWFLANSGRVYGLAAQHLVLAVLPMIFGLLIAVPLAQFARQNRALRSVVVTASSLLYTIPSLALFIILPTVIGTRILDPLNVVVALTIYAVALLVRAALDAFDSVDEDLRQAAVAMGFKPAARFLQIDLPLSLPVLFAGLRVVSVSNISLVSVAALLGIGNLGMLFTSGLQRDFVTEVIVGIIAILVLALVMDAALVLLERLLTPWTRAAPRGASQDHGVGRTGTSAALMLSDAKAGGGSA, encoded by the coding sequence ATGGAATGGTTCCTGGCTAACAGCGGGCGGGTGTACGGCCTCGCCGCGCAGCACCTGGTGCTGGCCGTGCTGCCGATGATCTTTGGACTGCTGATCGCCGTTCCGCTGGCACAGTTCGCCCGGCAGAACCGCGCCCTGCGCTCCGTCGTGGTGACGGCGTCCTCGCTGCTCTACACCATCCCCTCGCTGGCGCTTTTCATCATCCTGCCCACCGTGATCGGGACGAGAATCCTGGATCCGCTCAACGTTGTGGTGGCCCTGACCATCTATGCGGTCGCCCTGCTCGTCCGTGCCGCCCTGGACGCCTTTGATTCGGTGGACGAAGACCTCCGCCAGGCCGCCGTCGCCATGGGCTTCAAGCCGGCCGCCCGCTTCCTCCAGATCGACCTCCCGCTATCCCTGCCCGTGCTCTTCGCGGGGCTCCGCGTCGTATCGGTCAGCAACATCTCGCTCGTCAGCGTCGCAGCGTTGCTTGGCATCGGGAACCTCGGCATGTTGTTCACCTCCGGGCTGCAGCGCGATTTTGTCACCGAGGTCATTGTCGGAATCATCGCCATTCTGGTCCTGGCGTTGGTGATGGATGCCGCGTTGGTGCTGCTGGAGCGGCTGCTGACCCCTTGGACTCGCGCAGCACCTCGCGGCGCAAGCCAGGACCACGGCGTGGGCAGGACCGGCACCTCGGCAGCGCTGATGCTCTCCGACGCGAAGGCCGGAGGTGGTTCCGCGTGA
- a CDS encoding ABC transporter permease: MSNVVTDTFAWLAEPEHWTGSAGIPARLAEHLQYTGLVMLIATAIAVPVGLFVGHTGRGRVAIVALAGALRALPTLGLLTLFVLLAGIGLMPPIWALVILTVPPLLAGTYAGISSVDRNVVDAARAMGMTELQVLFRAEFPNALPVMFGGFRTGVLQVVATVSVVAYINLGGLGRYLFDGLVLSDFPQMLGGSLLIAGLAIAVDLGLALFQRLFLFRGARSQPNRSQLAAVDLTDPVTAETVVQGGTS, encoded by the coding sequence GTGAGCAACGTCGTCACGGACACCTTTGCCTGGCTTGCCGAGCCGGAGCATTGGACCGGCAGCGCCGGGATTCCCGCACGGCTGGCGGAGCACCTGCAGTACACCGGCCTCGTCATGCTGATTGCCACCGCCATCGCTGTCCCGGTCGGACTCTTTGTGGGGCACACCGGCCGCGGGCGGGTGGCCATCGTCGCGCTTGCCGGCGCACTCCGGGCCCTCCCCACCCTCGGCCTCCTGACGCTGTTCGTGCTGCTGGCCGGCATCGGCCTCATGCCGCCGATCTGGGCACTGGTGATCCTGACGGTGCCGCCGCTACTGGCCGGGACCTATGCCGGGATCTCCAGCGTGGACCGCAACGTCGTGGACGCCGCCCGGGCCATGGGCATGACCGAACTCCAGGTCCTTTTCCGGGCGGAGTTCCCGAACGCGCTGCCGGTGATGTTCGGAGGGTTCCGCACCGGCGTGCTGCAGGTGGTCGCCACCGTCTCCGTGGTTGCCTACATCAACCTGGGCGGGCTCGGGCGGTACCTGTTCGACGGCCTGGTGCTGTCCGATTTCCCCCAGATGCTCGGCGGCTCCCTCCTCATTGCGGGGCTCGCGATCGCCGTCGACCTCGGCCTTGCCCTGTTCCAGCGGCTCTTCCTGTTCCGGGGAGCCCGCTCACAGCCGAACCGGAGCCAGCTGGCTGCGGTTGATCTCACAGACCCCGTAACCGCGGAGACTGTTGTTCAAGGAGGTACGTCATGA